The DNA window CAGAATGGCCTTTAATTTTATCAATCGGACTGATTTCCTCTGTTTGGGCATCTCTCAGAATCACACCAGCAGCCTCAGTTGCATCTGTCTTTTTTTCTAAACTAACTGGGCACTCAGGGAAGCTTTGTTCACTCTTCTTTCTTTCACCCAGCTCAGTCTCTTTCATCCGGTTCACCATCACTGCTGCAGCTAGAACCTGCAGAACAACTGCTTCTGCCTTATTCTCCCATTGCACTGTAAGTTCCGGAGAGATGCATCCAACATCCTTCTCACCAGCATAGCTACTTCTTTCCATTTTGTCCATTACTTTGGCATCTGTGGGAATTGTTCCCTTTATGGCATCTGTCTCCTTCACCAGATGCTCCAAGGAAGCACATTCAGTGCTTTGCTTTTCATCAGTGAAACTTATTTCTTTGTCATCAATCTCTGCTAAAATGGAAGTGTGCACTTCATCCCTTCCTGCCTTGGCATCCTGTTTAACTGGAGAATCCAAGGAAGGCCATttacctttcttcttcttctccccaGCACTAGTCACTTTGATTCTATCACCCTCCTTCACTGAAGTGAAAGCTGGTACACCAGCCTCTTCACCTTCCAGGTTGACTGAATGCTCAGAATGGCtgtgtttatttttctcccttttgtcACCTGTGCTGGACTCTTTGTTGGTGCCCTCCAAAACCACTCCAGGAGGCAGTGGCACCTTACTTCCATCATCCTTTCTGGGATACTCTGCAAAGATACTGGCAAGCCCTTGATTTTTTTCTATAGAACAAGCTTTGCTAACTCTGTCAACACCAACTGCTCTAGACTGAGTGTAGGGTGTGAACAAGTCCACCTTATTATCCCAAAGCATTTGATGCTCAGAGGagaaatttttaatattttgattttcatctACAAGACCCATTTCTTCCATTTGGTACTCCAGATCAGTTACTATGGGAGGCTGTAATTTGCTTTTGTCAGTCTTACTCTCCAGAAGAACTGGCTGTTCAGAGGCATTTTtagtctttttgttttttccatcatTACCCCTCTTTTTACACTTATTAGGCACCAGTGCTGGACTGGGATCTATCATCGTTCGATGTTCTAAAATAGTAAATCCAGCCTCTTTGTTTTTATCAGTGGAAGTTACAGCTTCAGTTTTGTCGATTATCTCATCAGCACCACCGGGAAGGGTGGCTGCATCTACTTTAGTCTCCAAAAGAAATGGCTTCTCCAAACCAACATCAGCCTTTGTGTTGTTCTCATTATTCTCTTTTAGTTTTCCTGTCACCAATGGTGTAATGGGCGTTTGTATTTTAGCTGCATCTGTTATATCCTCTAACAGATGCTCCAAAGTAGTAAATTGAGTCTCCTTGCCTTTATCAGTGGAGTGAGTTTCTTTAATTTTATCAGCCTCCTCGACTACTGCAGGAAGTTTAACGGAGTCTGTCTTTGCCTCCAAGACAGCAAGGTGTTCAGAACTATTTTCAATCTTTTCGCTTTTCCCATCATTACATCTCTTCTTAGGTTTGTCCGCCACCAGTTCTGTAATGGGAATGTGTGCCTTAGCTGTATCTGTTATATCCTCCAAGAGGTGATCTGAAGTAATAAAATCAGTCTCCTTGCCTTTATCAGAGGAATGAGTTTCTTTAGTTTTGAAGAGTGTTTTGGACTTTGCTGTGTCCATTTCATAATCTGAGGGAACAAGTTGCTCAAAGAAACTTTTTTCATTACTTTCCTTTATTTTAGGTTTTTCTGTTATCAGTTTCATAGTGGGAACTTGTACCTTGGTTGTATCTGTCAAATTATCCAGTTGAAGCCCTGTTGTAGTAAAAATAGGCTCCTTGCCTATATCAGCAAAAcccatttctttaattttttcagCCTTTTCCACTACAGTAGgaagtttgtgtgtgtctgtcttagTTTCCAGAAGAAAATGTTGCTCAAAAGAAATTTTTTCGGCTTTTTTGCCTTTCCTGTCACTGCCCTTCTTTTTAGGTTTGTCAGTCATCAGTGCTCTACTGGAATCTGTAGTAAATTCAGTCTCTATGCTTTTATCCATCAAACTATCTTCTTTTGTTTTGCTGATTGTCTCAGCACTAGCAGAAAGTTTGGCCGCATCTGTCTGAGTCTCCAAAAGAAGTGGCTGTTCTGAAATACTGAATTCAGCCTTTTCACTTTTCATACCATTTTTAGGTTCTTCCGTTACTAGTGTTGTAATGGGACCTTGTACCTTCACTGTAGCTGTTGCACCCTCCAACAGATGTTCTGCAATAGTAAAATCAGTCTCTTTACCTTtatcagtgaaaaatatttttttagttttgtcATCCTTCTGCATTACAGCAGGAAGACTGCTTGTGTCTTCCTTAACCTCCAGAAAAAATGGCTGCTGGAAATAACTTTTTTCagcctttttgttttttccatcacTAGTCCTTTTCTTAGGCTTGTCTGCCACCTTTGCAGTACTGGGACCTGTCATATTCTCCAATGAATGCTCTGCAATAGCAAAGCCAGTCTCTTTGTCTTTATCAGTAAAGATTATTTCTTTAGTTTTGTCGGCCGTCTCAGCTACAGAAGGAAGTTTGTTTGGGTCTCTCTCAGCCTCCAGAAGAACTGGCTGCTCAGAGGaatttttaacctttttgttCTTCCCATCACTACCCCTCTTTTTAGGTTTGTCTGTAACCAGTGCCATGTTGGGATCTGTCACAGTTGGATGATCCAATGCAGTGAATCCAGTCTGTTTGCTTTCATCAGTAAAATCTATGTTAGCTATGTCAGCTGTCTCAGCAGGAGCAGGAAGTTTGGCTGTATCTGTCTTAGTCTCCAAAAGAAATGGCTGCTCTGAAAAACTGAAGTCAGCCTTTTTGTTTTTCCCAGCAATGCCCTCTTTTGGTTTGTCCGAGACCAATGTTAGAAGGGGTAATTTAGTAATATCTGTTGCAGTTTCCAGTGGAGGCTCTGAAGTAACAGAGCCAGTCTCTTGGCTTTTATCAAAGGAATCTGTTTCTTTAGATTTGTCGAGACTCTTTGCTACAGCAGGAAGATTGGTTGTATCTATCTTAATCTCTAAAACAGCAGGCTGCTTGGAGATACCATTTTCAGTCTTTCTGCTTTTTTTATCACTACCTCTTTTCTTTGGTTTCTCTCCCACCAATGCCCCACTGGGAGTTTGAACTTCACTTGGAACGGTCTCATCTGCTGCTACACGTTTGGGAGATACACACTTAATCTCTTTATTTTCATCAATAAGGCTAATTTCTACAGGTTTGGCCTCCAGAGGAGTTTCCACTTTGTTTAGGTTGATGCCTTTTGAAAGAGATGCTTTAAGGTCTGAATGTTTACACTCaatctttttgcttttttcaacaaaatttaTTTCTATAGGCTTGGTTTGTGTCAGTGCTGATGCAGGATCCCGCATCTTAGTGTGTTCTGCCTTGCATTCTAGCTTCTCCAAGGGTAcctgtttggttttgcttttagACTGCAACCAACTGTCATCTTTCATTCCTCCCAGTTTCATGACTTCTCCAGCTTTTGCATCCAACAAAAATTTAAATGGTCCTTCAGTTTTCAGGCTCTGCTGGCCTGCTGCGGGACTTGAGATAATATTTTGATCGTCTAAGAGGTGGCTTTCAGTTCCTACCTTAGCATCCCTTGGTACATTTGAAGTTCCCTTCCTCTGGCCCTCTCTTGAGGGAGTAGAGTGCTCTTTGACACCTTCAGCAGGCAAGACAAAGGGGATGTCTGGCTTTTGCATTTCAGCAGCAAAGAGCGGAACTTTGGGAGCTTTAGAAACTCCTACATTTTCATCCCCCAACTCCATTGTTCTTGGATGGTGGTTTCTCTTTTGTTTcggtttcttcttcttcttcttcacaaTCACTGGAGAACCTTCTGAATCCCAGGTCTCTCTAGGTACATCTCTCTGACTCTCCACAAACTCAGACGGCATGCTGAGTAGCTGCCCAGCTGCCTTTTTATGTGGTGCCCTAGACCGTGAGAATGTTCCAGAGACCCATCCAAGTTCTGGCATAGAAAAGGGGTCTGCTTTTGAGTCAGTACTCTTCTGTTGTGGAAGACCTACTAGAAGTTCCTCTGGGACATCTGCACCAGGCACTGCTGCAGGTTTTGCTCTGCCAAACCTGCGGTCACTTGATTTGTTAGCTTGCCTTACTTGTGCAGTAGGTACACCTGGAATACAGGAAGTTTGCTCAAGTATCAGAGCAACTATTTACTAAAAAGCCTGATGTTagccaattttttattttattgaccGCCTCAGTCATAATATATGCAGACCTTTAAACACAATGATACCATACTAACCCCAAATCCAGTTTTAGTGATGCTGTTTAAGAAAACTAACTTTAAAATAGGTTTTATGTTTAATTTGTGTGTTACTGGTAAGTAAAATAGATCAATGACAGATTAACCGTCTTTTTTTGTACAGTGGGTGATCTTTACTCCCATAAAACAACTGCTCTTGTAGTGAGAAATTACCAATATTTAGAAGAGGCATTAGGGATCCATTTTTCCTATTATCTTAGCAAGACAAGACAGCAGCTACACCAGTTACAACCCTCTAGTTTAGAAACTTTCCTTAATAGGAAACAGAAGCATAGTGGAAAGGTAAGGCTCAAGAAGAAAGCGTGTGGATGTAATGGGAAGAAAAAGCTAGAAGTAAGTTTCCCACAGCACCCGTAAAGCAGCGGAAGGCAAAACTTcatcaaaagaaaaattattttctgtactCAGACTTAGATAGCACTAGTTTCCTCAGTTATAAGCCATTAACTTGAGAGTGTCAGTCATTTCTTACATAGCCCTGGTCCCACAAATCAGCCTCCAGTCAGAAACATAAGCAATCTAGGCTCAATGAAGAGGTGAGTTAGTGGAGCAGGATAAAACTATGTTTTCCTCCTTCAGCTACACACCTCAATTTGGAAAAGGAATTTGCCATGATTATTTTACTAGAATCAAGGAACACTGGGTTTGTCTTAACACCAAAATAAGAGCCATGTTGGAAATGGCATtagaagagagggaaggagagtgtTTAAATgctttagcagtgaagacataagCCAGCCCCCAATGAAAATAATAGCAGCATCCAAATTTGGACTTGTAGTCCTGAAACCAAGGAGATTAAATCATTTAtagaggggacagggcagagacTGGAGGCAAAGTGCAAGCAGAATCATTGTGATGAATTCACAAAACAGCACAGTGCTGGCTGTAGAAAATCGCGTGCTTGCCCATGTGGCTGAAGGGTAAGACAAATGCAGctaggaggagaagaaaaaatggtattcagagagaaaacatattttaattcTAAATTCCAGCTACTGTCAAATCTCTACCTGTAGGTTCCAGTGGAGATTTCTCTTGTGGAGGTTCTGTATGGTGGGCATGACTAAGCTCAGCTTCTTCCTTCAGCTTCTCTACTATGGCCAGGTCAGCAGCCGGAGCTGTTTTTTCTGGAAGAGTTTCTTTAGTTTCTATTAATGTCAATAGTTCTTTTGCTTCCACTGGAATTGAAACACAAAAAACACAATAAGATGGGATGTTTCACATCTGATGAATGAGTGTAACCAATATTTTACACACAGGCATATAGAAAAGGGTACATTTTGGTTTAGAATACAGATGCAATTTACAAGATTCTGTAACCTGTCTACCTATATTCCTCCGTCAAATTTCCTTTGACAAATACCCTACCAAATGGTTGCAGTGTCAAAGGTGAAATATACAAGATTGTCTTTGCTATCTGAAGACAGGTCAAGCCTCTTTTCTtgaaggaaaaaatggttacccacctttttcgtaactgttgttcttcgagatgtgttgctcatgtccattccattctaggtgtgtgcgcaccCATGTGCGCGGACGGaaatttttgccttagcggtatccatagAGCCAGCTGTGCCACCCCCATGAGTGCAGCACTCACACGTTGGTATATCAGGTGCTGCcgatgccctctcagttccttcctgctgacaactccaacagaggggcaggagggtgggtaatggaatggacatgagcaacacatctcgaagaacaagagTTACAAAAACAGCGGGTAACTATTTTATTCAAATACTTGCTCATAttaattccattctaggtgactctcAAGCAATATCAATGAAGatgggctcagagttcacagtCTTGCAACACTACTCTGCCAAAGTCAGCATCGTCTCAAGCTTGCTGGGTAAGCGCATAAGGAGACACGAACATGTGGACAGATGACCAGGTAGCAGCCCTATAGATCTCTTGGATTGTGCCAGGAAAGCTGCAGGTGACGCTTGTGCCCTAGTcaagggcggcataccagtctcctggatacagggaggggatgatggaggtcaaggagaccatgcaaaacttcaacTTTATGAGAGACTTGTGGAGGTGacacaggtccaggatgggtctgaaGCCCCCTTTtgcctttgggattaggaagtagcGGGAATAGAACACTTGCATGTGCTGAGCGACCTCCTCCACTTCCCCCTGGAGCAGGAGGCCCTCAACCTCTTGAACAAGGAGGTGCTTGTGAGAAGGATCCATgaagaggggtgggtgggagggaggtgtgGTGGAAAATTGCAGGGTACAGCCCCAAGATACTATGTTCAGCACCCAGTGGTCTGAGGTGACCCGCAACTAGGCCAAACAGTAGGGACACAGACAGTCGAGGAAAGAACAATGTGAATCTGGGAAACTGACTGGGGTGTCACTCTGAAGCACACCATCAAAATGAGCGCTTCTGGCCCCCAGGATGCTTCGCCAGGCCGGGCTGTGCAGGAGGAGGAATGGCGGCAACGACAAACTCATGTCTCTATCCCTTCTCCTTGCAGACCCCTGAAGAGGCTGCCAAGGCCTTGGCGATGGGGGCAGCCAGAACTGCTTCCATGCAGACTGCTGTGTATGCATCCCCAGTGAGCAAAGGGTGGCCCAAGTGTCCTTCAACCCATGCAGCCTCATATCTGTCTATTTGGAGAAGAGACCGTTCTCATTGAATGGGAGGTCCTAGCTCAAGGTCTGCATCTCATGGTGAAGGCCGGCGGTCTGAAGCCAGCAGCTGCAACTCATAACCACCACCAATGCGACCACCCTGTCTGCCGAGTCCACCACATCCCACCCCATTTGGGGGGAGCTCCTTGCTGCCGCGGTGTCCTCATCTACCAGGGTGCCAAATTCTTGGGCCAAACCCTGTGGGAAGGACTCCTTGAACTTATGAAGGGAGCCCAATAAGTTAAAATTGGGTCTGCCCAAGAGGGCCTGATGGTTCACCACTGGAACTGTGTGCTGGCAATGGAATACATTTTTGTCCCAAAATGGCCCAGTCTTTTGGTCTCTATTTATGGGAGTTGAGCTGGTGTGCCCCTGCTTGTCTTTTTTGTTGGCTGCAGAGACAATGAACGAGCACGGAGGTGCTCTGTCATGCACTAGTAGTGCAACATggactggggaagaggcagagaggaagTTGAACAAAGTGTCCGCCTGCTCGGCCATCTGCTCCATCTCTAGGCCCAAGTTCTCAGCCATTCGTCGAAGAAGGGCCTGGCGTTCTTTAAAATCGTCCAGCAGGCCAGTCCTCGAGGGTCCCGCGACTGCCTCGTCCAGAGCTGAAGAAGTCGACTGTACCACCAAGCGAGGCCCCGGGGCATTATCCccgatgggggagggaggggtttagGGGTGGGTGCAGTGTCCTCTATCCCGACCTCTGAGCGCAACTCATGTACCAAGCCGGGTGCCATCAGTACTGCCAACTGTTGCTCCGAAGCACCAGCAGATGAGCAGTGTGAAGGGGACATCATCATGACCAGCACGCCCCATGTGATCCAACAAGGCCACTGTGCTGGCCACTGGCCATACTGCCAAGACAGCGCCGTCAATGTTGACGCAGCCCCAGGAGCCCAATCACGCTGCTGGAGTCTGGGCAAGGGGCTCAACTGCCCTTCCATGCCAGAGGAATCCCCTTCCGGTGACCACAGTGGGGCCATCGACATCTGCACCTGCCTGCTGACCATCGCCGCTAGAGACCGATGCCTGGAACTGGAGGATCAGTGCCGGTATCAAGGTGACTGGTGCTGCGGGGGACTGGAGTTGTAACGGGGAGTGCCCTCACAGGGAAGGCACAGAATCaaactatcagggttggaagtgacctcaggaggtcacctagtccaacctcctgctcgaagcaggaccaatccccaactaaatcatcccagccagggctttgtcaagcctgaccgtaaaaacttccaagaaaggagattccaccacctccctatgtaacgcattccagtgcttcaccaccctcctagtgaaaaagtttttcctaatatccaacctaaacctccctcactgcaacttgagaccattactcctcgttctgtcatctgctaccactgagaacagtctaggtccatcctctttggaaccccctttcaggtagttgaaagcagctatcaaatcccccctcattcttctcttccgcagactaaacaatcccagttccctcagcctctcctcataagtcatgcgctccagccccctaatcattgttgttgtcctctgctggactctttccaatttttccacatccttcttgtagtgtggggcccaaaactggacacactactccagatgaggcctcgccaatgtcaaatagaggggaacaatcaagtccctcgatctgctggcaatgcccctacttatacatcccaaaatgccattggccttcttggcaacaagggcacactgttgactcatatccagcttctccaccactgtaacccctaggtccttttctgcagaactgctgccgagccattcggtccctagtctgtagcggtgaatgggattcttccgtcgtaagtgcaggactctgcacttgtccttgttgaacctcatcagatttcttttggcccaatcctctaatttgtctaggtccctctgtatcctatccctaccctccagcgtatctatctctctcctcccagtttactgtcatctgcaaacttgctgagggtgcaatccacaccatcctccagatcattaataaagatattgaacaaaacaggcccaaggaccgacccttggggcactccacttgataccggctgtcaaataaacatggagccattgatcactacccgttgagccagaaaatctagccagctttctaaccaccttatagtccattcatccagcccatactactttaacttgctggcaaaaatactgtgggagaccgtgtcaaaagcctCGTCCAGAGATGAAGACGACAACTGTAGATCTGTGCCAAGAGGATGACCAAGATCTGCGCCAAGAGGATACTGGCAGGAGGGCAAACGATGCCAGTAGTATGGAAACTAGCGCCTCCCCCCTTAGGCAATCCACGTTGAGACGGCGGAGACCGCGATTGAGGTGCCTGTGACCAAGGGCAAGCCCCAGAGGATCTAGGCTGCAACTCTGGAGATCTGTGGCATGGAGGAAAGCACTACCTTGTCTTGGGGCATCGGCAGCACTCCACTGCCCTGAGAGCTCTTAGCTGCTGGCTTGATCTCGTAGGGAGCCTTTGATGTTTCCTGCGGCATTGGCAGTGCCAGCAGCGTGGGCGGAGACCTCTGCTCTCTCGTCACTGGGGGAGCTTGGGAAGGCGTCAGTGCCGTCAGGAGTTTGGGTCCCCTACTACTCCAAGGAGCCAGTGGTAGATCCTTTAAGGAGCTAAGGGCCCTGACTGGGGAGGCACGTACGCATGGCTTCGAAGTGGCTGGGCAGCCCGGACTGGGTCCTTTGCCCAATGTCCCATGGCTCTTCTTGCCTGGTGCCGAGGAGCCatgcttgttttctttttgggcaCAAGTGAGGGAGAGCAGTGCCGGGCGGAGCCAGGGGTGCACTGCGCACTGAAACCAAGGT is part of the Dermochelys coriacea isolate rDerCor1 chromosome 2, rDerCor1.pri.v4, whole genome shotgun sequence genome and encodes:
- the MAP4 gene encoding microtubule-associated protein 4 isoform X6 — translated: MADLDHNLSLADALTEPPAEIEEEVKRDFIATLEAEKFDDVVGETVGKTDYIPLLDDDDDAKAGSQEPKSKPHTDGGHVESTSAVGPAVLENGDHGIEDDSTVSPRELMGEKMSYKEFLDHDETWAMDDRDLCFESQSIFRPMEETEPFKMHREDVLSDMLLRPSGETHLPFTEHFEASEEVHAPHAAVMVPELPSLGSPYSPAEVIDPSAFMTLDSTTESLLNIAAPARVTVPEEHWLGVQYAVEGLDESSFVEPPEPTRLADVAEQYLPSPVAAAPSAVPSALTETIGETKATDTPQVELTASVPAVGEVSVQVMEQVSIPVVEELMVFEPSVEQHKSSLNEPPTVSSAPAEVMEQKMTVPEASTPGADSTLVEENKPSPSKHTEHLLKPNELLPELAVEAKELLTLIETKETLPEKTAPAADLAIVEKLKEEAELSHAHHTEPPQEKSPLEPTGVPTAQVRQANKSSDRRFGRAKPAAVPGADVPEELLVGLPQQKSTDSKADPFSMPELGWVSGTFSRSRAPHKKAAGQLLSMPSEFVESQRDVPRETWDSEGSPVIVKKKKKKPKQKRNHHPRTMELGDENVGVSKAPKVPLFAAEMQKPDIPFVLPAEGVKEHSTPSREGQRKGTSNVPRDAKVGTESHLLDDQNIISSPAAGQQSLKTEGPFKFLLDAKAGEVMKLGGMKDDSWLQSKSKTKQVPLEKLECKAEHTKMRDPASALTQTKPIEINFVEKSKKIECKHSDLKASLSKGINLNKVETPLEAKPVEISLIDENKEIKCVSPKRVAADETVPSEVQTPSGALVGEKPKKRGSDKKSRKTENGISKQPAVLEIKIDTTNLPAVAKSLDKSKETDSFDKSQETGSVTSEPPLETATDITKLPLLTLVSDKPKEGIAGKNKKADFSFSEQPFLLETKTDTAKLPAPAETADIANIDFTDESKQTGFTALDHPTVTDPNMALVTDKPKKRGSDGKNKKVKNSSEQPVLLEAERDPNKLPSVAETADKTKEIIFTDKDKETGFAIAEHSLENMTGPSTAKVADKPKKRTSDGKNKKAEKSYFQQPFFLEVKEDTSSLPAVMQKDDKTKKIFFTDKGKETDFTIAEHLLEGATATVKVQGPITTLVTEEPKNGMKSEKAEFSISEQPLLLETQTDAAKLSASAETISKTKEDSLMDKSIETEFTTDSSRALMTDKPKKKGSDRKGKKAEKISFEQHFLLETKTDTHKLPTVVEKAEKIKEMGFADIGKEPIFTTTGLQLDNLTDTTKVQVPTMKLITEKPKIKESNEKSFFEQLVPSDYEMDTAKSKTLFKTKETHSSDKGKETDFITSDHLLEDITDTAKAHIPITELVADKPKKRCNDGKSEKIENSSEHLAVLEAKTDSVKLPAVVEEADKIKETHSTDKGKETQFTTLEHLLEDITDAAKIQTPITPLVTGKLKENNENNTKADVGLEKPFLLETKVDAATLPGGADEIIDKTEAVTSTDKNKEAGFTILEHRTMIDPSPALVPNKCKKRGNDGKNKKTKNASEQPVLLESKTDKSKLQPPIVTDLEYQMEEMGLVDENQNIKNFSSEHQMLWDNKVDLFTPYTQSRAVGVDRVSKACSIEKNQGLASIFAEYPRKDDGSKVPLPPGVVLEGTNKESSTGDKREKNKHSHSEHSVNLEGEEAGVPAFTSVKEGDRIKVTSAGEKKKKGKWPSLDSPVKQDAKAGRDEVHTSILAEIDDKEISFTDEKQSTECASLEHLVKETDAIKGTIPTDAKVMDKMERSSYAGEKDVGCISPELTVQWENKAEAVVLQVLAAAVMVNRMKETELGERKKSEQSFPECPVSLEKKTDATEAAGVILRDAQTEEISPIDKIKGHSEHSEGDAADKIEAGLKDFQALKSEEDKCADLPQKKTDGSGQKVLKETKKEERVKATEQIKGYMRPTKSRGLPTPSPRPAVQDREKPRQLKANGMSRQRQEKAKPEEIKPVELVTGNDITAPPNKELPPSPEKKIKPSASTPSAKPAATKTKPLSTTSPKRPASATPGQNKKPTSPTAGPTSATTPKRPATSTTRPSTLTPKDTKPKVTDAKSPDKRTSLSKPLSATTPRAAVKGSPATPRTTAASPITTASGLRNTATSPPKRPTSIKTETKLADARKTSAKSLSADLSRPKSAPANSAKSSATTPTATTPGTPVSPGVATSRPKPKPAAARPTTASSTTPEAKKTSTVKAPLKTSTVPKPPRPTSSVSASDLKNIRSKIGSTDNIKHQPGGGRAKVEKKPESAGAARKSEPNAVSKMATTKTTVTKEGAQKQPNGKVQIVSKKANYSHVQSKCGSKDNIKHVPGGGNVQIQSKKVDISKVSSKCGSKTNIKHKPGGGDVKIENQKLNFKEKAQAKVGSLDNVGHVPAGGTMKPEGSEEAALLAQAPQNGDVTEPQAGCEMQENGVGPTAPAVGGGGDQREIQSFGTQIQETSI
- the MAP4 gene encoding microtubule-associated protein 4 isoform X11, producing the protein MADLDHNLSLADALTEPPAEIEEEVKRDFIATLEAEKFDDVVGETVGKTDYIPLLDDDDDAKAGSQEPKSKPHTDGGHVESTSAVGPAVLENGDHGIEDDSTVSPRELMGEKMSYKEFLDHDETWAMDDRDLCFESQSIFRPMEETEPFKMHREDVLSDMLLRPSGETHLPFTEHFEASEEVHAPHAAVMVPELPSLGSPYSPAEVIDPSAFMTLDSTTESLLNIAAPARVTVPEEHWLGVQYAVEGLDESSFVEPPEPTRLADVAEQYLPSPVAAAPSAVPSALTETIGETKATDTPQVELTASVPAVGEVSVQVMEQVSIPVVEELMVFEPSVEQHKSSLNEPPTVSSAPAEVMEQKMTVPEASTPGADSTLVEENKPSPSKHTEHLLKPNELLPELAVEAKELLTLIETKETLPEKTAPAADLAIVEKLKEEAELSHAHHTEPPQEKSPLEPTGVPTAQVRQANKSSDRRFGRAKPAAVPGADVPEELLVGLPQQKSTDSKADPFSMPELGWVSGTFSRSRAPHKKAAGQLLSMPSEFVESQRDVPRETWDSEGSPVIVKKKKKKPKQKRNHHPRTMELGDENVGVSKAPKVPLFAAEMQKPDIPFVLPAEGVKEHSTPSREGQRKGTSNVPRDAKVGTESHLLDDQNIISSPAAGQQSLKTEGPFKFLLDAKAGEVMKLGGMKDDSWLQSKSKTKQVPLEKLECKAEHTKMRDPASALTQTKPIEINFVEKSKKIECKHSDLKASLSKGINLNKVETPLEAKPVEISLIDENKEIKCVSPKRVAADETVPSEVQTPSGALVGEKPKKRGSDKKSRKTENGISKQPAVLEIKIDTTNLPAVAKSLDKSKETDSFDKSQETGSVTSEPPLETATDITKLPLLTLVSDKPKEGIAGKNKKADFSFSEQPFLLETKTDTAKLPAPAETADIANIDFTDESKQTGFTALDHPTVTDPNMALVTDKPKKRGSDGKNKKVKNSSEQPVLLEAERDPNKLPSVAETADKTKEIIFTDKDKETGFAIAEHSLENMTGPSTAKVADKPKKRTSDGKNKKAEKSYFQQPFFLEVKEDTSSLPAVMQKDDKTKKIFFTDKGKETDFTIAEHLLEGATATVKVQGPITTLVTEEPKNGMKSEKAEFSISEQPLLLETQTDAAKLSASAETISKTKEDSLMDKSIETEFTTDSSRALMTDKPKKKGSDRKGKKAEKISFEQHFLLETKTDTHKLPTVVEKAEKIKEMGFADIGKEPIFTTTGLQLDNLTDTTKVQVPTMKLITEKPKIKESNEKSFFEQLVPSDYEMDTAKSKTLFKTKETHSSDKGKETDFITSDHLLEDITDTAKAHIPITELVADKPKKRCNDGKSEKIENSSEHLAVLEAKTDSVKLPAVVEEADKIKETHSTDKGKETQFTTLEHLLEDITDAAKIQTPITPLVTGKLKENNENNTKADVGLEKPFLLETKVDAATLPGGADEIIDKTEAVTSTDKNKEAGFTILEHRTMIDPSPALVPNKCKKRGNDGKNKKTKNASEQPVLLESKTDKSKLQPPIVTDLEYQMEEMGLVDENQNIKNFSSEHQMLWDNKVDLFTPYTQSRAVGVDRVSKACSIEKNQGLASIFAEYPRKDDGSKVPLPPGVVLEGTNKESSTGDKREKNKHSHSEHSVNLEGEEAGVPAFTSVKEGDRIKVTSAGEKKKKGKWPSLDSPVKQDAKAGRDEVHTSILAEIDDKEISFTDEKQSTECASLEHLVKETDAIKGTIPTDAKVMDKMERSSYAGEKDVGCISPELTVQWENKAEAVVLQVLAAAVMVNRMKETELGERKKSEQSFPECPVSLEKKTDATEAAGVILRDAQTEEISPIDKIKGHSEHSEGDAADKIEAGLKDFQALKSEEDKCADLPQKKTDGSGQKVLKETKKEERVKATEQIKGYMRPTKSRGLPTPSPRPAVQDREKPRQLKANGMSRQRQEKAKPEEIKPVELVTGNDITAPPNKELPPSPEKKIKVTDAKSPDKRTSLSKPLSATTPRAAVKGSPATPRTTAASPITTASGLRNTATSPPKRPTSIKTETKLADARKTSAKSLSADLSRPKSAPANSAKSSATTPTATTPGTPVSPGVATSRPKPKPAAARPTTASSTTPEAKKTSTVKAPLKTSTVPKPPRPTSSVSASDLKNIRSKIGSTDNIKHQPGGGRAKVEKKPESAGAARKSEPNAVSKMATTKTTVTKEGAQKQPNGKVQIVSKKANYSHVQSKCGSKDNIKHVPGGGNVPNAQKPASGSRSQPSIAPKPSPGSTNVQIQSKKVDISKVSSKCGSKTNIKHKPGGGDVKIENQKLNFKEKAQAKVGSLDNVGHVPAGGTMKIESHKLMFREKAKARTDHGADIIVVSKSPNLSSSTSPWCSTSVSESLGSIASSSPLQQPAPHAEDLSAMLSQQGL